From the Deinococcus aerius genome, one window contains:
- a CDS encoding PP2C family protein-serine/threonine phosphatase has product MRAPATPPLSSGILTDVGRQRRLGVNQDAALALELPQGGLYAVADGMGGHAAGELAANLALDTLSQHYLSGRGTPPVRLAEAVQAANLAVLRHAVGEYAGMGTTLLALLVDRGAAIIAHVGDSRAYLLREGELHRLTDDHSWVAEQVRLGNLSEEEARHHQWRSVVSNALGGEERVRLELFGLPLRAGDRLLLCSDGLSGAVTDAALLELLLRPQPPEVVVRSLVNAANDAGGPDNITAIVVDVLRDQRLPHYALPPRQVDGPLYVDMLLSAQRGSSPLTYVLLILAYFTLLGMILVPEQRTVIGLLGVVLLGGVLVAQRVTRARLGRPPPRPAPLRAAVPPEREARKTSG; this is encoded by the coding sequence CGCAGGGGGGGCTGTACGCCGTGGCCGACGGGATGGGGGGCCACGCCGCCGGGGAACTCGCGGCGAACCTGGCGCTCGACACCCTCAGCCAGCATTACCTGAGCGGGCGCGGCACCCCCCCGGTGCGGCTGGCCGAGGCGGTACAGGCTGCCAACCTCGCCGTGCTGCGGCACGCAGTGGGCGAGTACGCGGGGATGGGCACCACCCTGCTCGCCCTGCTCGTGGACCGGGGCGCGGCGATCATCGCGCACGTGGGCGACTCGCGCGCCTACCTGCTGCGGGAGGGCGAGCTGCACCGCCTCACCGACGACCATTCCTGGGTGGCCGAGCAGGTGCGGCTGGGCAACCTCAGCGAGGAGGAGGCCCGGCACCACCAGTGGCGCAGCGTGGTGAGCAACGCGCTGGGCGGCGAGGAGCGGGTGCGGCTGGAGCTGTTCGGCCTGCCGCTGCGGGCCGGGGACCGGTTGCTGCTGTGCAGCGACGGCCTGAGCGGCGCCGTCACCGACGCGGCGCTGCTGGAGTTGCTGCTACGCCCCCAGCCCCCCGAGGTGGTGGTCCGCAGCCTGGTGAACGCGGCGAACGACGCGGGCGGCCCGGACAACATCACGGCCATCGTCGTAGATGTGCTGCGCGACCAGCGCCTCCCGCACTACGCGCTGCCGCCGCGACAGGTTGACGGCCCCCTGTACGTGGACATGCTCCTCAGCGCCCAGCGCGGCAGCAGCCCGCTCACCTACGTCCTGCTGATCCTCGCCTACTTCACGCTGCTGGGGATGATCCTGGTTCCCGAGCAGCGCACCGTCATCGGGCTGCTCGGCGTGGTGCTGCTGGGTGGGGTCCTCGTGGCGCAGCGGGTGACGCGCGCCCGCCTGGGGCGTCCCCCGCCGCGACCCGCCCCCCTGCGCGCCGCCGTGCCCCCCGAGCGCGAGGCGCGCAAGACCTCCGGCTGA
- a CDS encoding RidA family protein, with protein MKDIVETQGAPAAIGPYSQAVTFGNLVITSGQIPLRPDGTLAGEGIEAQTRQVLDNLVAVLTAAGTDLGRVVKTTVFLADMNEFSVMNAVYAEYFQAPYPARSTVQVARLPRDVRVEIEVIAERD; from the coding sequence ATGAAAGACATCGTGGAGACCCAAGGCGCGCCCGCCGCCATCGGCCCCTACAGCCAGGCGGTGACCTTTGGCAATCTGGTTATCACCAGCGGCCAGATCCCCCTGCGCCCCGACGGCACCCTCGCCGGGGAGGGCATCGAGGCCCAGACGCGCCAGGTGCTCGACAACCTGGTCGCGGTCCTCACCGCCGCCGGAACTGACCTCGGGCGGGTCGTCAAGACCACGGTGTTTCTGGCCGACATGAACGAGTTTTCGGTGATGAACGCCGTGTACGCCGAGTATTTCCAGGCCCCCTACCCCGCCCGCAGCACCGTGCAGGTCGCCCGCTTGCCGCGCGACGTGCGCGTCGAGATCGAGGTCATCGCGGAGCGGGACTGA
- a CDS encoding PSP1 domain-containing protein — MLSPEPHAVGTRVVVQGKRGPEVATVRGEATAPDPQGRYGAVLRAAEPGDLERWEELHRQGEDLKWLLRARARERGLPVKIVAVEFTLDESLVTVSYSAEDRIELNSLIGELRAHTRARVNFAAVGPREQAQMIGTLGACGRENCSSTHLQEFAPVSIRMARDQQLPLNPEKLSGPCGRLLCCLQFEHTQYLDLLRDLPRKNARVCHEGSGACGKVVKLHPLAGTVDVHTEQGLLVGVPAAELTRAPETGGKGKRPEAEA; from the coding sequence ATGCTCAGCCCCGAGCCGCATGCGGTGGGCACCCGCGTCGTCGTGCAGGGCAAACGCGGGCCGGAGGTCGCCACCGTGCGCGGCGAGGCGACTGCGCCCGACCCGCAGGGCCGCTACGGCGCCGTGCTGCGCGCCGCGGAACCCGGGGACCTGGAGCGCTGGGAGGAGCTGCACCGCCAGGGCGAGGACCTGAAGTGGCTGCTGCGCGCCCGGGCCCGCGAGCGCGGCCTGCCCGTCAAGATCGTGGCCGTCGAGTTCACCCTCGACGAGAGCCTGGTGACCGTGAGTTACAGCGCCGAGGACCGGATCGAGCTGAACAGCCTGATCGGCGAGCTGCGCGCCCACACGCGCGCCCGGGTGAATTTCGCGGCGGTCGGCCCCCGCGAGCAGGCGCAGATGATCGGCACCCTGGGCGCCTGCGGGCGCGAGAACTGCTCCAGCACCCACCTCCAGGAGTTCGCGCCCGTCAGCATCCGCATGGCGCGCGACCAGCAGCTCCCCTTGAACCCCGAGAAACTCTCCGGGCCGTGTGGCCGCCTGCTGTGCTGCCTGCAATTCGAACACACCCAGTACCTCGACCTCCTGAGGGACCTGCCCCGCAAGAACGCCCGCGTCTGCCACGAGGGGAGCGGCGCCTGCGGCAAGGTCGTGAAGCTGCACCCGCTCGCCGGGACGGTGGACGTTCACACCGAGCAGGGGCTGCTGGTGGGCGTGCCCGCCGCCGAGCTGACCCGCGCCCCGGAGACGGGCGGGAAGGGCAAGCGCCCCGAGGCGGAGGCGTAA